The following are encoded together in the Oscarella lobularis chromosome 10, ooOscLobu1.1, whole genome shotgun sequence genome:
- the LOC136191825 gene encoding serine-rich adhesin for platelets-like encodes MADDRNRLPVPEPTKARSLLSLSTECVVARTRPIRRGLASKSLPGSLPHIHKTTRRRRGTTYFAAPKVVARRQNSALVRWMTVNRKKYQRGKPLLEPNVAILRMPDQLRYINFVHPLSLCTGRPDRRRRIVQRMQQNEPMPCVKHVINMNRRERNLFARIGGGFRQVLMRDPNYWGPQNTEDDGSVSIVLAEKDNSNSLESVSKSKSGSREDVAEEIRALSAASGGSSVRSGSRIKLKHGKSSKRKLRGKRGEIVEFEGTDLSGVEEEVKGAVRRFPEESRLDEGGGGGGGGGGDGEPAKNPDSSSLDLSQDDDAVFSDGGGDGGGSVRPEPRVRKRKDSKTKRRRSEDGERRRRVESGDESSERRERGGRRRRVRQTKSRHAAGGRRRRGGGGGGGNDEDEEEESQRDAGLESQRRRRRRGKHGSKPSTHRQTKRRSLSGRDESAGSEAEPLKETSQVFSNDSDEESEEERLMENQSDVIDDDNDRSDEDDDDDDDKNDDGDDSDREEEETMRRTSVESFRTKKISTETSQSFSKTATAAAAAAISVVQRRESLASVVGGGSDVIGAADDYESTGNVPRRRPLSSVSSSVPLDSADSDFGGKRNVLMPITPGDGVTTRVRKTSRTRRATSSSSNTKNDGGDDDDGENEYGNYGQSIVPSNQQPPLNEDKNDEKVEKTTQEEPRSVQEKGSVELPATPTLHSSQQAAPAPPNDGLLGPEGGGGTLKRNDRRRRSQGDRSRQSRHPDTDSSSNSECNLIEQREKDRQRRRSRRELLRPDAGTDREESAAPSSESRRYRLRSSDQRRSSGDRLSTESAHTVGSQSARQRRVGVVDHTGSTLLKPTQLDTVPSSDVASSVGSFAVGGVQALRRNLGESENPSQIVSTNAAASPLTRPAQVVMDEDKNWLEGENARSEAKRSIALPKRSRSAYVSSSEDGSDVDDDDDDASMPRETPPSSPSGIHRYPLSLPSVSTVVSRQPRNVINVAQGLDGQEASGLEFKGESSAIKVSFVSSAGEQFYRHPPPGYSKDVDSDSTGEPLSSPDPDPGSVFAIETEDQQSYISNVSFHRRSVATNRSRDPRPRRHRGRHGIASTSSINSSVLVGVPPTSVAMTHGAVQLQVPSAVPSQRNSNSSDEEERTATLPPIPTAASAVSVREPVGRRLPSPSSSASSSPLPDGDRMASSVMSSAIDQHHTSSIKLPPLSRRQRRAEESGSGVAFVTQMSSVPKLPSLNSSSVAVGDGIGTHWSSYAPLHSFQRAGALMRSRSSSLSGSSNVSDHDTVSDAGDDEKTDVPDDDSSASAEEIARSGIGSVHNATPLKRKPWESINRKQKARRSIQIQIRAKEVLQKAEADLEDSKQKTRDGSAIDYLARFHVVDRSKMQGYARAFAAEDDDEDGIITYDQLLLALETIPSTTNISRRQLNYVLKVLELEGAPITFKMFAVTTAVCERICALDNEARKLLEGLDMMQVERRLEFYKRLFVGADEEDSKKTKGYKIYIDTDLLQIELKAGGVSKRVEDQVIRRCDPSNSGKVWFLDYLAYIPLFIHVHDRICANPLNVDRIGPASLLSPSPDLSEAMAPAAAARTTTVPSRLDSLSLPAIAVARRGSLGSVSSSFIGNKFLRQAQAALKVKARGSLAVSSAGVGNARSVNSVIPEKTGTASGGASGGGGILSSESHHSITSSVMTGLVPSGSQASLQEMKKYLIEHVRGNPYLNDVSRKKGSSILSGRRQQKQKERRSQRPCSSSSESSRPSTTTTSRRRRKHGPPAASIHSCKESTITAVDRLREITEKAVMTDSDILSSAKERLSRPSSIESSTTGAEMPKPRLQLYGNRTPTPSSRTGAETPKLRLELYGNRTPTPIPMSNDIPEEARATSRTDAPHVTLEPSAKELLRQALGKTKRPSVMEARRKPVQSSEEMSPTPHSFSESSARSSPTNSIFSSKHQSLVTYGAVR; translated from the exons AACAG aacgaACCCATGCCTTGCGTGAAACACGTCATAAACATGAACAGAAGAGAACGG AATCTTTTCGCGAGGATTGGAGGAGGATTCCGCCAGGTGCTTATGCGTGATCCCAACTACTGGGGCCCACAAAACACTGAAGACGAC gGATCCGTGAGCATTGTACTCGCCGAGAAAGATAACTCGAATTCACTCGAAAGCGTCAGTAAGAGCAAGAGCGGAAGCAGAGAAGACGTCGCGGAGGAGATTCGAGCGCTAAGCGCCGCCAGCGGCGGATCGTCCGTGCGCTCCGGCTCGCGAATCAAACTGAAACACGGAAAATCATCAAAGCGAAAGCTACGCGGAAAACGAGGTGAGATTGTGGAGTTCGAAGGAACGGATTTGTCCGGCGTCGAGGAAGAAGTCAAGGGAGCCGTCAGGCGATTTCCGGAAGAgagtcgactcgacgaaggcggcggcggcggcggcggcggcggcggcgacggcgaaccgGCGAAAAATCCcgactcgtcgtctctcgATTTGAGTCAAGATGATGACGCGGTATttagcgacggcggcggcgacggcggcggcagcgttCGTCCGGAGCCGCGCGTTCGGAAACGGAAGGACAGTAAGACGAAGAGGCGACGAAGCGAGGACGGCgagagacggcggcgcgtCGAGAGCGGAGACGAGTCGTcggagaggagagaacgcggaggacgacggcgtcgcgttCGACAAACTAAATCGCGACATGCTGCCGgaggacggcggcggcgcggcggcggcggcggcggcggaaacgatgaggatgaagaggaggagagtCAGAGGGACGCGGGGTTGGAGAgtcagagacggcggcgacggcgcggaAAACACGGAAGTAAGCCGTCGACGCATCGTCAGACGAAGAGACGGAGTCTGTCGGGGCGGGACGAGAGTGCGGGTAGTGAAGCCGAACCTTTGAAAGAAACGAGTCAAGTGTTTAGTAATGATTCAGACGAAGAGTCGGAGGAGGAGAGATTGATGGAAAatcaaagtgacgtcatcgacgacgacaacgacaggagtgacgaagacgatgacgacgacgacgataaaaacgacgacggagatgATAGCgatagagaagaagaagaaacgatgcGGAGAACGTCCGTTGAGAGTTTTCGAACAAAGAAGATTTCCACGGAAACGTCTCAATCGTTTAgcaagacggcgacggcggcggcggcggcggcgatttccGTCGtgcaaagaagagaaagcctTGCGAGCGTTGTAGGTGGCgggagtgacgtcattggcgCTGCCGACGATTACGAGAGCACCGGAAACGtaccgcgacgacgtcccTTGTCGTCGGTGTCGTCGTCAGTGCCGCTCGATTCTGCCGACTCCGACTTTGGCGGAAAGCGAAACGTTTTAATGCCGATCACCCCCGGCGACGGAGTGACCACTCGCGTGCGAAAGACGAGTCGCACTagacgcgcgacgtcgtcttcttcgaacactaaaaacgacggcggcgacgacgacgacggtgagaaCGAGTACGGTAACTACGGTCAAAGCATAGTTCCGTCCAACCAACAACCGCCGTTGAATGAGGACAAAAATGACGAGAAGGTTGAGAAAACGACTCAGGAAGAGCCAAGGAGTGTGCAGGAGAAGGGCAGTGTCGAATTGCCTGCTACCCCCACTCTGCATTCGTCGCAACAAGCCGCTCCAGCGCCACCCAACGACGGTTTATTGGGTCCCGAAGGAGGAGGCGGAACTTTGAAACGAAatgatcggcgacgacgatcccaAGGCGATCGAAGCCGTCAGAGCCGACATCCCGATACGGACTCGAGTAGCAACAGCGAATGTAATCTGATAGAGCAGCGGGAAAAGGATCGccagcgacgtcgatcgcgacgcgAGTTACTTCGGCCGGACGCCGGAACAGATCGCGAAGAAAGCgccgcgccgtcgtcggagagTCGACGTTATCGACTACGGAGTTCCGATCAGCGGCGTTCGAGCGGCGATCGACTGTCGACGGAATCGGCTCACACGGTGGGGAGTCAGTCGGCGCGACAACggcgcgtcggcgtcgtggATCACACGGGCAGTACGCTCTTGAAGCCGACTCAACTTGATACGGTgccgtcgagcgacgtcgccagCAGCGTCGGATCGTTTGCGGTTGGCGGCGTGCAAGCGCTGAGACGGAACCTCGGAGAGAGCGAAAATCCATCTcaaatcgtttcgacgaatgCCGCCGCTTCTCCTCTTACGCGTCCCGCTCAAGTGGTCATGGATGAGGATAAAAATTGGCTGGAGGGAGAGAATGCCCGCTCGGAGGCGAAACGTTCTATTGCGTTGCCAAAACGAAGTCGCAGTGCCTATGTGAGCTCTAGCGAAGACGGCAGCGAcgttgacgatgacgacgacgacgccagcATGCCGAGAGAGACACCTCCGTCATCTCCATCAG GAATACACCGATATCCGCTCTCGTTGCCGTCCGTTAGTACGGTCGTGTCTAGACAGCCGAGAAATGTGATTAACGTTGCCCAAG GATTGGACGGACAGGAAGCTAGTGGTCTTGAATTCAAAGGGGAGTCATCTGCGATTAAGGTCTCGTTTGTGTCGTCGGCTGGCGAGCAGTTTTATCGCCATCCACCGCCGGGATACAGCAAGGACGTCGACTCG GACTCCACTGGCGAACCCTTATCTTCTCCCGATCCTGATCCAGGCAGCGTATTTGCCATAGAAACGGAAGATCAGCAAAG TTACATCAGCAACGTCAGCTTTCATCGTCGTTCGGTGGCGACAAATCGTTCTCGCGATCCGCGGCCCCGCCGACATCGAGGACGACACGGCATAGcgagcacgtcgtcgataaATTCAAGCGTTCTCGTCGGTGTTCCGCCAACGTCGGTCGCGATGACGCACGGCGCCGTTCAGCTGCAAGTGCCGAGCGCCGTACCGAGTCAAAGGAACTCGAActcgagcgacgaagaagagagaacggCGACTCTACCGCCTATCCCAACCGCCGCAAGTGCTGTAAGTGTAAGAGAACCGGTTGGTCGACGTTTGCCGTCTCcctcttcgtcggcgtcgtcgtcgccgttgcccGACGGAGATAGAATGGCGAGCTCGGTGATGTCAAGCGCAATAGATCAACATCATACATCATCAATCAAAC ttCCGCCTCTTTCgagacggcaacgacgtgCTGAAGAAAGCGGAAGCGGCGTAGCATTTGTAACGCAGATGAGTTCGGTGCCTAAGCTACCTTCATTGAATTCgtcctccgtcgccgtcggcgatGGCATTGGAACCCATTGGTCTTCGTACGCGCCGTTGCATTCGTTTCAACGTGCCGGCGCCCTGATGCgatctcgatcgtcgtcgctttccggCAGCTCGAACGTTTCGGATCACGACACGGTgagcgacgccggcgacgacgagaagaccgACGTGCCGGACGACGACAgttcggcgtcggcggaagAAATTGCGCGAAGCGGCATCGGATCGGTTCACAATGCGACTCCGTTGAAACGAAAGCCCT GGGAGTCAATTAATAGAAAGCAGAAAGCGCGACGGTCTATTCAGATACAGATTCGAGCAAAGGAAGTGCTGCA AAAAGCCGAAGCTGATCTCGAAGATTCTAAGCAGAAAACTCGAGACG GATCTGCTATTGATTATTTGGCTCGCTTTCACGTTGTTGATCGGAGCAAGATGCAGGGTTATGCGAGAGCTTTCGCggccgaagacgacgacgaggacggaATAATTACCTATGAC cAACTCCTTTTGGCTTTGGAAACTATACCTAGCACAACTAACATATCGCGAAGACAGCTAAATTACGTGCTAAAG GTTTTGGAACTTGAAGGCGCGCCAATAACTTTCAAAATGTTCGCCGTTACGACGGCAGTGTGCGAACGCATATGTGCATTGGA CAACGAAGCAAGAAAATTATTAGAAGGTCTAGACATGATGCAAGTGGAGAGAAGGCTCGAATTCTACAAA cGCTTGTTTGTCGGTGCCGACGAGGAAgattcgaagaaaacgaaaggatACAAGATTTACATTGACACGGACCTCCTCCAGATTGAACTCAAGGCGGGCGGCGTAAGCAAACGAGTCGAAGACCAAGTCATTCGCCGATGCGACCCATCAAACTCGGGAAAA GTTTGGTTTCTCGACTATTTGGCCTATATTCCCCTCTTCATTCACGTGCACGATCGCATCTGCGCCAATCCGCTCAACGTCGATAGAATCGGTCCTGCCAGTCTTCTGTCACCGAGTCCTGATCTATCAGAAGCGATGgctccggcggcggcggcgaggacgacgacggtgccgtcgcgGCTCGACTCGCTATCATTGCCTgcaatcgccgtcgctcgtcgcggATCGTTGGGCAGCGTGTCGAGCAGCTTTATAGGCAAtaaatttcttcgtcaagcGCAAGCGGCgttgaaagtgaaagcgCGCGGGTCGCTTGCCGTCAGCTCGGCGGGCGTCGGAAATGCACGATCCGTTAATTCGGTGATTCCAGAAAAAACCGGTACTGCAAGCGGCGGCGCAAGCGGCGGTGGAGGCATCTTATCAAGCGAATCGCACCACAGTATTACGAGCTCGGTGATGACGGGACTCGTTCCTAGCGGAAGCCAAGCGTCGCTtcaagaaatgaagaaatatcTAATCGAACATGTACGAGGAAATCCGTACTTGAACGACGTCTCTCGCAAGAAAGGATCGTCGATTCTTTCGGGACGACGACAACAGAAGCAAAAGGAACGACGGAGTCAACGACCTTGCAGTTCGTcgagcgaatcgtcgcgaccgtcgacgacgacgacgtcgcgtcgacggcgaaaacaCGGTCCGCCGGCAGCATCGATACATTCCTGCAAAGAATCGACGATCACGGCGGTCGATCGACTGCGGGAAATCACGGAGAAAGCGGTGATGACCGACTCAGATATATTGAGTTCGGCAAAGGAACGACTCTCGCGTCCGTCGTCAATCGAgagttcgacgacgggaGCTGAAATGCCGAAGCCACGTCTCCAACTCTACGGAAATCGCACGCCGACTCCGAGTTCGAGGACGGGAGCTGAAACGCCGAAGCTGCGTCTCGAACTCTACGGAAATCGCACGCCGACTCCGATACCGATGTCGAACGACATTCCGGAGGAGGCAAGGGCGACTAGTCGTACTGATGCGCCGCATGTTACTTTGGAGCCTTCGGCGAAGGAGTTGCTGCGTCAGGCGCTcggaaagacgaaaaggcCGAGCGTCATGGAGGCGCGACGAAAGCCGGTGCAGTCGAGCGAGGAAATGAGCCCAACGCCACATTCGTTTTCGGAGTCATCGGCTCgctcttcgccgacgaattcgatttttagcaGTAAGCACCAGTCGCTCGTAACTTACGGTGCAGTTCGGTAA